The Ziziphus jujuba cultivar Dongzao chromosome 7, ASM3175591v1 genome includes a region encoding these proteins:
- the LOC107425467 gene encoding cytochrome P450 71AU50 — MAWMWTILILLLLAYLLQLQPWKRTKNNNKRLPPGPRGFPLFGSLHLLGKLPHRDLHELAKQYGHIMHIRLGQIPTIVVSSSEAAELFLKTHDLVFASRPPHQAAKHLFYNQIDMAFSGYSSYWRDLRKICAMELLSNHKINSFGAMRKEEVGLLMEFVRGSAIYGVAVNLSTRIWSLSYDMSCRMVFGKKFSEKVFDDDRGFMAVALEGMHLLAVPNLADYIPPIARFDVQGLTKRLKKVSKAFDEFFEKIIDEHIQSKDEDRTKDVVDVMLGFLGSYNSEYRMERTNIKAVILDLLLASIDATATAIEWALSELIKNQDIMQKVQKELENTFGMERIVEESDLESLEYLNMVVKETLRLHPAGPLLLPHAAMEDCTINGFHIPKNARIIVNAWAIGRDPNEWNDAEKFMPERFLGGDVDVRGHDFKLIPFGSGRRICPGMQLGLTVLRLVVAQLVHCFDWELPNGMSPDELDMKEDFGIAIPRAKHLLAIPTYRLHK; from the exons ATGGCTTGGATGTGGACAATTCTTATACTGCTCTTGCTTGCTTATCTCCTACAACTCCAACCATGGAAAAGAAccaagaacaacaacaaaagattACCTCCTGGTCCAAGAGGCTTCCCCCTTTTCGGAAGTCTCCATTTGTTAGGAAAATTACCTCACAGAGATCTTCACGAACTCGCTAAACAATACGGCCACATCATGCATATCCGCTTAGGCCAAATTCCCACAATTGTCGTCTCCTCCTCTGAAGCCGCCGAGCTCTTCCTCAAGACCCACGATCTTGTTTTCGCATCCAGACCTCCCCATCAAGCCGCCAAGCATCTGTTTTACAACCAGATCGATATGGCCTTCTCCGGATACAGCTCTTACTGGCGCGATCTCCGAAAGATTTGTGCCATGGAACTGCTCAGCAACCATAAGATCAACTCTTTCGGAGCCATGAGGAAGGAAGAGGTCGGCCTGTTGATGGAGTTCGTTCGAGGGTCGGCCATATATGGAGTGGCAGTGAATCTGAGCACAAGGATTTGGTCTCTGAGTTACGACATGAGTTGCCGGATGGTGTTCGGGAAGAAGTTCTCGGAAAAGGTGTTTGACGACGACAGAGGATTCATGGCTGTTGCCTTGGAAGGTATGCATTTGTTAGCTGTCCCTAACTTGGCTGATTATATTCCTCCCATCGCTCGGTTTGATGTTCAGGGATTGACGAAGAGGTTGAAGAAGGTAAGCAAAGCGTTTGACGAATTTTTTGAGAAGATCATCGATGAACACATTCAGAGCAAGGATGAAGATAGAACCAAAGACGTCGTTGATGTAATGTTGGGTTTCTTGGGATCATATAATTCTGAGTATCGTATGGAAAGGACTAACATCAAAGCCGTTATTCTG GACCTTCTCTTAGCCTCCATAGACGCTACAGCAACAGCAATCGAATGGGCACTCTCTGAACTCATCAAGAACCAAGACATAATGCAAAAAGTACAAAAAGAGTTAGAAAACACATTCGGCATGGAGAGGATAGTGGAAGAATCAGACCTAGAAAGCTTGGAATACTTAAACATGGTAGTAAAAGAAACGCTAAGGCTACATCCAGCTGGACCATTGTTGCTACCCCATGCAGCCATGGAAGACTGCACCATCAATGGCTTCCACATACCCAAAAACGCACGCATCATTGTAAATGCATGGGCCATTGGAAGAGACCCTAATGAATGGAATGATGCAGAGAAGTTCATGCCGGAGAGGTTTTTAGGTGGCGATGTCGATGTCCGTGGACATGACTTCAAGCTCATTCCTTTTGGCTCTGGAAGAAGGATTTGCCCAGGAATGCAATTGGGATTGACTGTGCTTCGACTGGTTGTCGCGCAGCTTGTGCATTGCTTCGATTGGGAACTTCCAAATGGTATGTCCCCTGATGAGTTGGACATGAAAGAAGACTTTGGAATAGCAATTCCAAGGGCTAAGCATTTACTAGCTATTCCTACTTATCGTCTTCACAAGTAG